The Penaeus monodon isolate SGIC_2016 chromosome 17, NSTDA_Pmon_1, whole genome shotgun sequence genome contains the following window.
AGGGGGCAGTTACGATGCCAGGTCGTCACACTTTGCACTCCACACCTAATGTACCTCTTCACAATGGTGAcggtgtcttcgttgtcgttgtcctcgTTGTTTCTTGCAGGACAGTCCGTTGTCTGGTGAGTTGCACAGACAAACAAGCTGTTCTTTCCCGCAAAATTTACTACGTGGCCCTAACCCCGGAACTTGTAGCGACCAAACCCCTGAGCACCCTCAATGGAGCTTGGATgaatgtatcttccaaagaattggtactctttaggtggtgGCTGTTCTCCACTCCAGACGTAGCGAGAGGATGTCCatttcccctgcaccatgtctagcgggcctatctcttggaggggcggcagctggctaacCTTACTCATCCATCTGACTTATCACGTAGACGTGTTTCCCGGAAAAGGGCCCGTCTAATATACCTCCTGGGGTGATGGAAAACAGGTGATTGgggcttatttttttctctttttgttttaatgGTTGGAATTCCCGGTCATCAGCTCGGGGTCGGGAGGCGAAAATATATTCTCAATCCATCTCAGTGGAACAAACCCTCCcctagggggggttggggggggtagtTAGCATTCGGGGCCCCCCAAACACGGGAGGAGCAAGAGCAGGTCAactgctgtcacacatacactcaccaggcCTCGCCAACAGTCGTTCGTAAAACACTCTGTTTTCTCTGGGGACTTCCcctttttcgtaatttttaataaaacattttttctatAGCCTTGACCCATGATATCCGACACAAATTTGGGGAATGTACACCACACTACTACAAACACTTAGGATAAAGGAAAAACCCCGGTAGGGGGTTTATCCCGTAAAGGACCGGAACACGAGGAACCCCAAAGACGTCGGTTGGTGTACTAGGCTTAGAACTGACTGAAATTCCTAAATCTGGTACGACCTTCCCGTAGAATTGATCAAAGTGAAgaatatttttttaggtaatttaggGATAAATTCGCTGAGACCCccccggcattttttttttcgttttttagggGGCCCCCCGAAAATTTTTTAGACAAATACAATTTATACTAAACATGCAAAAGATATCAACTAGTCCTCTAAAACCGTTTTTTTAACGATCAAATGAGTGGAGTATATAAAATTAAGGATATTTTTCCATGATTACTATTGAGCTGATAAAAAAGTGTGCTTATGTATCCAAAATCAAAGCATCATAAGactgtgtattattttatattacattaaaacccaaaagaaaataataattcccaaattacTAAAAGAGCAGCTTTGATTGTTTCCCTTGTTGGTTTTTCAACAGATAAgtcacttttttatatttgtgtcttAGCAATCTTGCCTTCttagatttataattattaagttTCTTGTAACAGAAATAAATGTACAGTTAATAGTAAAAGGGGGGTTGATGGCACCAAAGGGTTTTTAAGAAAGatctttcatattttaaaataattattaaaaaaaaaaacttttgaatatGATACTGAATTACACTTTTAGAAAATCtgcatcacaatatatattatctgtgagCAAAGCCCCGGAAcgtataaatacaatacaaaacattATAGAACATAACAATAGATTTCTTCAAACAATTGTTTAAAGTAACATTGACCCacattatataatttactttAAAAGCATCAAATAACTTATTCAGCTATTTACATTTTGAAAAAGTGAGTTGTCTCAGTAATATGAAATAGAGGGTCCACTACAGACTCATCACTCATGCCAAtttgagttttatatataaaattcagtcCTATAGAAGGTAATAGATATAAAGTCAAATGCAAAACCCTGCATGCTCTGCAATTCAAAATAAAATGCTACCACCATTTCTCGTATATCAGTTGATTCTGAGCTAAACCAATTGCTAAGaggtttttgtttactttttcaaTCATAGGAGGTGGTCCGCAAATAAAAGTCTTTAAAACTGATAAGTCTAAAGATTCCACTGCATTCCTCAAGTCTTCCTGTGTTATATGTCTATCTGcaagtagaagaaaagagaggtatCATTAACCCCTAAAATGTTGATATTAGAATgaatcgtgaaaaaaaaaaccccttttttttaaatatacattccactctttataattactataatgtggGTTTGACTACATTTTGCACTACTGGAGTTTGGCGGCATACTTCTAGTTGTAAAATATTCAACTTCCATGTTGGGATTATCAGAAGATATTGTATCTAACACTTCctgtggggaaaaaataataaaagaaatgtttttattgtattatttattgctgtcatgctctctctgcctctatccccacacctctctctctctctctctctctctctctctctctctctctctctctctctctttctctctctctctccccccacacaaaacacacataaccacacaacacacaaacagcaaaaaacacacacaacaaagaggTAAACTTTTCAAGAGCTTGGTTGAATCTTGCTGAGCGCGacacgcgcgcgccgcgcgcacacacacaccccacacacacacacacacaacacacacacacacacacacaaaagcacacaatcaccaacaaccacacacatacacacacaacacaaagtgtATAATTGCAAGATTTTCTTCGTTGCAAACTGCTGACGCACACAAcataacagacaaaacaaacaacaaaacacaacacaaaacccacacacaaaaaacaaaaacacaaccacaacacaaccaacgcCAAcacacattcctctctctcccccttctcattttcctttcctctctctctctcttctctcttttccccctctcccccaccccacacacacaaaatcacacgcaAAAAACCACaccgcgcgcggcgcgcgcacacacaccacacacacacccaccacacaaaacacacacacaaccaaacacaccacacacaccacacacacacacacacacacacacacacacacaaaaccaacccacaccccaaaacacactaacacacccaaaacacacctacaccacacacacaccaaacccccaaaaaacgcacaaaaaaaacacacacacccaaaaataaaccacacaaacaacacactaaaacacacaaacacacaacaacaacacaacacacaccccccccacccccacacccccacccacaacacaacaacacacacaccacaaacagagagacaacgcggcgaacaccaccacacacacacacacacaacacacaacacacaccccccacacacacacacacacacaacacacaccccccacacaaacaaaaaacagaaaaaccgctcacccacaaaaacacacacacacaccacacaccacacaccacacaaacccccaaaaccacacaccacacacataaaaaaagaaac
Protein-coding sequences here:
- the LOC119583629 gene encoding oxidoreductase NAD-binding domain-containing protein 1-like; protein product: MEVEYFTTRSMPPNSSSAKYRHITQEDLRNAVESLDLSVLKTFICGPPPMIEKVNKNLLAIGLAQNQLIYEKWW